One genomic segment of Rhinolophus sinicus isolate RSC01 linkage group LG11, ASM3656204v1, whole genome shotgun sequence includes these proteins:
- the CCDC106 gene encoding coiled-coil domain-containing protein 106 isoform X1, producing MNDRNSRRKTLKKDDEAFEISIPFDESPHLDPQLFYSLSPSRGNFEEPPEAASLMNSVRTQLHMALERNSWLQKRIEDLEEERDFLRCQLDKFISSARMDAEDHCRVKPGPRRVEGDSRGGAGGEASDPESAASTISGVSEEGSNVDRKRQRQKGGPSRRRFGKPKARERQRVKDADGVLCRYKKILGTFQKLKSMSRAFEHHRVDRNTVALTTPIAELLIVAPEKLAEVGEFDPSKERLLEYSRRCFLALDDETLKKVQALKKSKLLLPITYRFKR from the exons ATGAACGACCGAAACAGTCGGAGGAAGACAC TGAAGAAGGACGATGAGGCCTTTGAGATCTCCATCCCCTTCGACGAGTCGCCCCACCTAGACCCACAGCTCTTTTACAGTCTAAGCCCCTCTCGGGGAAACTTTGAGg AGCCTCCGGAGGCTGCATCCCTGATGAACAGCGTCAGGACACAGCTGCACATGGCCCTGGAACGGAACTCGTGGCTGCAGAAGCGCATTGAGgacctggaggaggagagggactTTTTGCGGTGTCAGCTGGACAAGTTCATCTCCTCTGCACGGATGGATGCAG AGGACCACTGCCGGGTGAAGCCTGGGCCTCGGCGGGTTGAGGGCGACAgccggggtggggctgggggcgagGCCTCAGACCCTGAGTCGGCAGCCTCCACGATCAGCGGAGTATCGGAAGAAGGCAGTAACGTCgacaggaagaggcagaggcagaagggAGGCCCTAGTCGGAGGCGCTTTGGGAAGCCCAAAGCCCGGGAGAGGCAGCGGG TGAAGGACGCAGATGGTGTCCTCTGCCGCTACAAGAAGATCCTGGGCACCTTCCAGAAGCTGAAGAGCATGTCACGGGCCTTTGAGCACCACCGTGTGGACCGCAACACGGTGGCGCTGACCACGCCTATCGCAGAGTTGCTCATTGTTGCCCCCGAGAAGCTGGCGGAGGTGGGTGAGTTCGACCCCTCCAAGGAGCGTCTGCTCGAGTACTCGCGCCGCTGCTTCCTGGCCTTGGATGACGAGACCCTCAAGAAGGTGCAGGCCCTCAAGAAGAGCAAGCTGCTGCTTCCCATCACCTACCGTTTCAAGCGGTGA
- the CCDC106 gene encoding coiled-coil domain-containing protein 106 isoform X2: MNSVRTQLHMALERNSWLQKRIEDLEEERDFLRCQLDKFISSARMDAEDHCRVKPGPRRVEGDSRGGAGGEASDPESAASTISGVSEEGSNVDRKRQRQKGGPSRRRFGKPKARERQRVKDADGVLCRYKKILGTFQKLKSMSRAFEHHRVDRNTVALTTPIAELLIVAPEKLAEVGEFDPSKERLLEYSRRCFLALDDETLKKVQALKKSKLLLPITYRFKR, translated from the exons ATGAACAGCGTCAGGACACAGCTGCACATGGCCCTGGAACGGAACTCGTGGCTGCAGAAGCGCATTGAGgacctggaggaggagagggactTTTTGCGGTGTCAGCTGGACAAGTTCATCTCCTCTGCACGGATGGATGCAG AGGACCACTGCCGGGTGAAGCCTGGGCCTCGGCGGGTTGAGGGCGACAgccggggtggggctgggggcgagGCCTCAGACCCTGAGTCGGCAGCCTCCACGATCAGCGGAGTATCGGAAGAAGGCAGTAACGTCgacaggaagaggcagaggcagaagggAGGCCCTAGTCGGAGGCGCTTTGGGAAGCCCAAAGCCCGGGAGAGGCAGCGGG TGAAGGACGCAGATGGTGTCCTCTGCCGCTACAAGAAGATCCTGGGCACCTTCCAGAAGCTGAAGAGCATGTCACGGGCCTTTGAGCACCACCGTGTGGACCGCAACACGGTGGCGCTGACCACGCCTATCGCAGAGTTGCTCATTGTTGCCCCCGAGAAGCTGGCGGAGGTGGGTGAGTTCGACCCCTCCAAGGAGCGTCTGCTCGAGTACTCGCGCCGCTGCTTCCTGGCCTTGGATGACGAGACCCTCAAGAAGGTGCAGGCCCTCAAGAAGAGCAAGCTGCTGCTTCCCATCACCTACCGTTTCAAGCGGTGA